The following are encoded in a window of Synergistaceae bacterium genomic DNA:
- a CDS encoding type II toxin-antitoxin system RelE/ParE family toxin, with translation MRYTVELTDKARKLLDKMDPQVSRRIRKWINDNLEGCENPRKYGKALTGKLKGYWRYETGNYRIIADIRDNKLIILITKIGHRREIYRLNS, from the coding sequence ATGCGATATACTGTAGAATTAACGGATAAAGCCAGAAAATTACTTGATAAAATGGACCCGCAAGTTTCTCGGCGCATTAGAAAATGGATTAATGATAATCTTGAGGGCTGCGAGAATCCCAGAAAATACGGCAAAGCATTAACAGGCAAACTCAAAGGCTATTGGCGTTATGAGACGGGTAATTATAGAATAATTGCTGATATTCGCGATAATAAATTAATTATTCTTATTACTAAGATCGGCCATCGTCGAGAAATCTATCGCTTGAATTCATAA
- the mglC gene encoding galactose/methyl galactoside ABC transporter permease MglC translates to MAENENTSRSKRLITTAGIVFLALGIILYFLKAPLGLNRKIYDLPIFLIIIGVCFALKGFMAKNESASELNRQTFGEFLTNNAILLAMLVLVVVICILQPRFMQIRVALDILTQSSTKLIMALGICFTLLIAGTDLSAGRMVGLAAVISASMLQTATYANRFFPDLPQVQLWMPIVIAIVACMIFGALNGFLVAKYDMHPFIATLAVQVIIYGACSLYFDMPPNNSQPIGGIRPDFAQLGQMRLFSMGRDFPGISILIPIAVVICVIIWFVLNKTVFGKNVYAIGGNREAAVVAGINVFRNIMGIFILASCLYGIAGVLEAARTAGATNNYGNGYELDAIAACVVGGVSLNGGIGRVGGIIMGVLIFTIIQYGLQFINVSPMWQQVIKGVIIAVAVAIDLTKYRRK, encoded by the coding sequence ATGGCAGAAAATGAGAACACATCGCGTTCAAAGCGTTTAATAACAACGGCGGGAATTGTTTTCCTTGCGCTGGGAATAATATTATATTTCTTAAAAGCACCGCTCGGACTTAATCGCAAAATTTACGACTTGCCCATATTCTTAATTATAATCGGAGTATGTTTTGCGTTAAAGGGCTTTATGGCCAAGAATGAATCAGCAAGCGAACTCAATAGACAGACATTCGGGGAGTTTCTCACAAATAATGCGATTTTACTCGCAATGTTAGTCTTAGTTGTAGTAATTTGTATCTTACAGCCCAGATTCATGCAAATTCGAGTCGCTCTTGATATATTGACTCAGTCATCAACAAAATTAATTATGGCTCTGGGAATATGTTTCACGCTGTTAATTGCAGGTACAGACTTAAGCGCGGGGCGAATGGTCGGACTTGCTGCAGTAATTTCGGCCTCAATGTTACAGACTGCGACATATGCAAATAGATTCTTCCCGGACCTGCCGCAGGTTCAATTATGGATGCCCATAGTTATAGCAATAGTTGCATGTATGATTTTCGGAGCGTTAAACGGCTTTCTTGTTGCAAAATATGACATGCACCCGTTTATAGCGACTTTGGCAGTACAAGTTATTATTTATGGAGCCTGCTCGCTTTATTTCGACATGCCCCCGAATAACTCTCAGCCAATCGGAGGAATCAGGCCGGATTTTGCACAGTTAGGACAAATGCGTTTATTCTCAATGGGCAGGGACTTCCCGGGAATTTCGATTCTTATTCCCATAGCTGTAGTAATTTGCGTAATTATATGGTTCGTGCTAAATAAAACAGTGTTCGGCAAAAATGTTTACGCGATCGGCGGGAATCGTGAGGCGGCAGTCGTCGCAGGTATTAACGTATTTCGCAACATAATGGGAATATTTATTCTTGCGTCGTGTTTATACGGAATCGCCGGAGTCCTCGAAGCAGCAAGAACAGCCGGAGCTACTAACAATTACGGGAACGGCTACGAACTTGACGCAATTGCGGCGTGTGTTGTCGGCGGGGTCTCACTCAATGGAGGTATAGGCAGAGTCGGCGGTATTATAATGGGCGTGTTGATTTTCACGATAATTCAATACGGATTGCAGTTTATCAATGTCTCGCCAATGTGGCAGCAAGTTATAAAAGGTGTAATTATCGCGGTCGCCGTCGCAATAGATTTGACGAAATATCGCAGGAAATAA
- a CDS encoding sugar ABC transporter ATP-binding protein: MSEYLLEMKNITKIFPGVKALDNVQLNVRAGTVHALMGENGAGKSTLMKCLFGIYEPNSGEIFLDGQKAEIHSARQAMDKGIAMVHQELHPIRFRSVMENVYLGRFPGHLGVVDHKAMYDKTKALFEDLELDVDPLALAGEQSAAILQMMEIARAVDMKAKIIILDEPTSSLSDREVDHLFKIINRLRAQGVAFIYISHKMKEILEISDEVKIMRDGQYVGTWPVVNKETGEKLTNDFIIKQMVGREMTNQFPPREGRPSDEVVLKVEHVCSPLRKSFQDVSFELHKQEILGIGGLVGAQRTEFVEALFGLRSIQSGEIYLNGAKYTSKSPGFAKSRGLALLTEERRATGIFGILPILENTVIANQRKYASLGILNDHKRRVEADKECKKLNVKTPSLETLIQNLSGGNQQKVLIARWLLTNSDILILDEPTRGIDVGAKYEIYNIMLEQISQGRSIIMISSEMPELMGMSDRIMVMCEGRVTGFLNKGEYSQEKIMALATQFAGRKENNPAA, from the coding sequence ATGAGCGAGTATTTACTCGAAATGAAGAATATCACGAAAATATTTCCGGGCGTTAAGGCTCTTGACAACGTTCAATTAAACGTAAGGGCGGGAACTGTTCACGCTTTAATGGGCGAAAATGGAGCAGGCAAATCAACTCTTATGAAATGTCTATTCGGGATTTATGAGCCGAACAGCGGAGAAATTTTCTTAGACGGCCAGAAAGCAGAAATACATTCAGCCCGTCAAGCAATGGATAAGGGCATCGCTATGGTACATCAGGAATTACACCCGATTAGATTTAGATCCGTCATGGAAAATGTTTACTTGGGAAGATTCCCCGGCCATCTCGGAGTCGTTGATCACAAAGCAATGTACGACAAGACTAAGGCACTATTTGAAGATTTAGAGCTTGACGTTGACCCCTTAGCACTGGCAGGAGAACAAAGCGCGGCAATTCTCCAAATGATGGAAATAGCTAGAGCCGTTGACATGAAAGCAAAAATTATAATTCTTGACGAGCCTACAAGCTCATTATCAGATAGAGAAGTAGATCACCTTTTCAAGATTATTAATAGACTCAGGGCGCAGGGAGTCGCGTTTATTTATATCTCGCACAAGATGAAGGAGATTCTAGAAATTTCCGACGAGGTTAAAATTATGCGCGACGGTCAATATGTCGGAACTTGGCCAGTAGTCAATAAGGAAACCGGCGAAAAATTGACGAACGATTTTATTATTAAGCAGATGGTCGGACGAGAAATGACTAATCAGTTCCCGCCCAGAGAAGGCCGGCCAAGTGATGAAGTAGTATTAAAAGTTGAACATGTCTGCTCGCCCCTAAGAAAATCATTCCAAGATGTGAGCTTTGAATTACATAAACAGGAAATTTTAGGAATCGGCGGACTTGTCGGAGCTCAACGAACTGAATTTGTAGAGGCCTTATTTGGGCTCAGGAGCATTCAATCAGGAGAAATATATTTAAACGGTGCAAAATATACTTCAAAGAGTCCCGGTTTTGCGAAATCGAGAGGGCTTGCGTTACTCACTGAAGAGAGGCGGGCGACTGGTATATTTGGAATCTTGCCGATACTTGAGAATACTGTTATTGCTAACCAGAGAAAATATGCAAGTTTAGGAATTCTCAACGATCACAAGCGCAGAGTCGAGGCCGATAAAGAGTGCAAAAAATTGAACGTTAAGACTCCTTCACTTGAGACTTTAATACAGAATTTGAGCGGCGGAAATCAGCAGAAAGTTTTAATTGCCCGGTGGCTGCTTACAAATTCGGATATATTAATACTCGACGAACCTACACGCGGAATCGATGTCGGAGCAAAATACGAGATTTATAATATAATGCTTGAGCAGATTTCGCAGGGACGTTCTATTATAATGATCTCGTCTGAAATGCCGGAGTTAATGGGAATGTCTGATAGAATCATGGTAATGTGTGAAGGAAGAGTAACAGGATTCCTTAACAAGGGCGAATACAGTCAGGAAAAAATTATGGCACTTGCTACACAATTTGCGGGCCGTAAAGAAAATAACCCTGCTGCTTAA
- a CDS encoding galactose ABC transporter substrate-binding protein — protein sequence MRKSFLLALILILALVSCSQAQEMKIGACIYRFNDAFMLRFRNAMAEESQKEGAKIDFADGQDDQNTQNSQVDEFITNGVNVLIVNPVDRMSSQVIVDKAKAANIPVVFINREPSLEILSTYDKAYYIGAKAEESGTQSGQLIAEYFKSHPESDKNHDGKLQYILLRGQNGHQDMILRSKYSIEAINSAGIETVELANSIANWDKLQAMTITNAFIMSIGAENIEAIIANNDEMALGAVEALKANNYNKGDPALYIPVVGVDANASALEAMNKGEMLGTVLNDADNQGIAAVKLALALAENKDLSSIGYAITDNKYIWIPYQKVTRGDTK from the coding sequence TTGCGTAAAAGTTTTTTATTAGCATTAATATTAATTCTTGCCTTAGTATCATGCTCACAAGCTCAAGAAATGAAAATAGGCGCGTGTATATATAGATTTAATGATGCCTTCATGCTTAGATTTCGTAACGCAATGGCCGAGGAATCACAGAAAGAAGGCGCAAAAATTGATTTTGCAGATGGTCAAGACGATCAGAATACGCAAAATTCTCAAGTCGATGAGTTTATCACAAACGGAGTCAATGTCCTAATCGTGAATCCAGTCGACAGAATGTCATCGCAGGTCATAGTCGATAAAGCAAAGGCCGCAAATATTCCCGTAGTATTTATAAATCGTGAGCCGAGTCTCGAAATTTTAAGCACTTACGACAAAGCATATTATATCGGAGCTAAGGCAGAAGAGTCCGGCACTCAATCAGGCCAGTTAATAGCAGAATATTTTAAATCTCACCCAGAATCAGATAAGAATCATGACGGCAAATTACAGTATATTTTATTGCGCGGTCAAAACGGTCATCAAGATATGATTTTGAGGTCAAAATATTCAATCGAGGCGATTAACTCAGCGGGAATTGAGACTGTAGAACTTGCTAACTCAATAGCTAACTGGGACAAACTGCAGGCCATGACTATAACAAACGCATTTATAATGTCAATCGGTGCTGAAAATATCGAGGCAATTATCGCGAATAATGACGAAATGGCACTGGGAGCAGTTGAGGCCCTCAAAGCAAATAATTACAACAAGGGCGACCCGGCTTTATATATTCCCGTTGTAGGAGTTGACGCAAACGCCTCGGCACTCGAAGCAATGAACAAGGGCGAAATGTTAGGCACTGTGTTAAATGACGCTGACAATCAGGGAATCGCAGCCGTGAAACTCGCACTAGCACTCGCAGAAAATAAAGATTTAAGCTCAATAGGTTACGCAATTACTGACAATAAATATATCTGGATTCCATATCAGAAAGTTACAAGAGGTGATACAAAATGA